In Achromobacter spanius, the following proteins share a genomic window:
- a CDS encoding ABC transporter ATP-binding protein produces the protein MSAAERDAATPILSLRDVELRFVQPVDLAGRIANLLGAGLKTQVVHAVAGVDLDVQPGEVIGIVGESGCGKSTLGRVVSGILPPSSGDVHYQGKAVRTMTGPERRAYELGVQMIFQDPYASLNPRMRVREIIGEAPVAHGLIAARDKAEYVAGLMRQVGLDPSFVQRYPHQFSGGQRQRIGIARALALKPSVIVCDEAVAALDVSIQAQVLNLFEQLRDDLDLTYLFISHNLSVVSHISDRVAIMYLGRVVELAPTDTVFQRANHPYTQALLKELPTLTPGRRTYQPIKGELPSPLDPPTGCAFHPRCPHAMARCKAERPLLREIAPGQFSACHLNDMP, from the coding sequence ATGAGCGCAGCAGAACGCGACGCCGCCACCCCCATCCTGTCCCTGCGCGACGTGGAACTGCGCTTTGTGCAGCCCGTGGACCTGGCCGGGCGCATTGCCAATTTGCTGGGGGCGGGCTTGAAGACACAGGTGGTGCACGCCGTGGCCGGTGTGGACCTGGATGTGCAGCCGGGCGAAGTCATCGGCATCGTGGGTGAATCGGGCTGTGGAAAATCCACGCTGGGCCGCGTCGTGTCGGGCATTCTGCCGCCCTCGTCGGGCGATGTGCACTACCAGGGCAAGGCCGTGCGGACGATGACGGGGCCGGAGCGGCGCGCCTACGAGCTGGGCGTGCAGATGATCTTCCAGGACCCCTACGCCTCGCTCAACCCACGTATGCGGGTGCGCGAAATCATCGGTGAGGCCCCCGTGGCGCACGGCCTTATCGCTGCGCGCGACAAGGCGGAATACGTGGCGGGGCTGATGCGGCAAGTGGGCCTGGACCCATCTTTCGTGCAACGCTATCCGCATCAGTTTTCAGGCGGGCAGCGCCAGCGCATCGGTATCGCGCGGGCGCTGGCGCTCAAGCCGTCCGTGATCGTCTGCGATGAAGCCGTGGCCGCCTTGGATGTGTCGATTCAGGCGCAGGTGCTGAACCTGTTTGAACAGTTGCGCGACGACCTGGACCTGACGTATCTGTTCATCAGCCACAACCTGAGCGTGGTCAGCCACATATCGGACCGCGTGGCGATCATGTACCTGGGGCGCGTGGTGGAGCTTGCGCCGACCGACACGGTTTTCCAGCGCGCCAACCATCCGTATACACAGGCACTGTTGAAAGAGTTGCCGACGTTGACGCCCGGTCGGCGCACGTATCAGCCGATCAAGGGTGAACTGCCGTCCCCGCTGGACCCGCCCACTGGCTGCGCATTCCACCCACGTTGTCCCCACGCCATGGCGCGCTGCAAGGCGGAACGGCCCTTGCTGCGGGAAATCGCGCCCGGCCAATTCAGCGCCTGCCACCTGAACGACATGCCCTGA
- a CDS encoding ABC transporter permease, translating to MNTNVNVPVAPAAARKEETPWRRFVKDFFASKLATLGLVMLVVIVGAALLAPWIAPQNPYDLAALDIMDSKLKPGSESGDGSMHHWLGTDGQARDLLSAILYGMRTSLMVATVSVLAAFGIGATVGLIAAYFGGRIDALLMRIVDIQLSFPAILVALMLLAILGKGVDKVIIALIVVQWAYFARAARGAALVERGKEYVEAARCMSLSWGRVLFRHVLPNCMPPLIVIATIDLAHAIALEATLSFLGVGVPVTEPSLGMLIYNGFEYLLSGQYWISFFPGIALALAIIAINLVGDHLRDVLNPRHAN from the coding sequence ATGAACACCAACGTCAATGTTCCCGTCGCACCGGCCGCCGCGCGCAAGGAAGAGACGCCCTGGCGCCGCTTCGTGAAGGATTTCTTCGCCAGCAAGCTGGCTACCTTGGGCCTGGTGATGCTGGTGGTGATTGTGGGTGCTGCGTTGTTGGCGCCCTGGATTGCGCCGCAAAATCCCTACGACCTGGCGGCGCTGGATATCATGGATTCCAAGCTGAAGCCTGGCAGCGAAAGCGGCGATGGGTCCATGCACCACTGGCTGGGCACCGACGGGCAGGCGCGCGACCTGCTGTCGGCCATTCTCTATGGCATGCGCACCAGTTTGATGGTGGCTACCGTGTCGGTGCTGGCGGCCTTTGGCATCGGCGCCACCGTGGGCTTGATCGCGGCCTATTTTGGTGGCCGTATCGACGCGCTGCTGATGCGGATTGTGGATATCCAGTTGTCGTTCCCCGCCATCCTGGTGGCGCTGATGCTCTTGGCGATTTTGGGCAAGGGTGTGGATAAGGTGATCATCGCGCTGATCGTCGTGCAGTGGGCGTATTTCGCCCGGGCCGCGCGTGGCGCCGCGCTGGTGGAGCGTGGCAAGGAATACGTGGAGGCCGCGCGTTGTATGTCCTTGTCCTGGGGGCGCGTGTTGTTTCGCCATGTGCTGCCCAACTGCATGCCGCCGCTTATCGTGATCGCCACCATCGACCTGGCGCACGCCATCGCCCTGGAAGCCACGCTGTCGTTCCTGGGCGTGGGGGTGCCGGTGACCGAGCCGTCGCTGGGCATGCTGATCTACAACGGCTTCGAATACCTGTTGTCGGGTCAGTACTGGATCTCGTTCTTTCCCGGCATTGCGCTGGCGCTGGCCATCATCGCCATCAACCTGGTGGGCGACCACCTGCGCGATGTGCTCAACCCGCGTCACGCGAATTAG
- a CDS encoding ABC transporter substrate-binding protein: MASRFSRVLACGSAAVMLAFGTFSSALARDLVIALKTEPSSMDPQYHALTPNTQISQTIFDTLVATDAQLKPKAALAESWTVDGKVWTFKLRPNVKFSDGTPFTAEDVVFTYDRVPKVPNSPSPFTLYLGSVEKTEAVDPMTVRITTKQAAPNLLVNLAQLPILSKKAASGPAPEGKTTTELNSGDGLIGTGPYKFVSWKRGAEFVLARNENYWGKKPEWDRVVYRPISNAAARVAALLAGDVDMIEDPPTDDLPKLKSDKKLFVEETPSVRVVYVALDQHAEPSPGIQGTDKNPMKDKRVREALSLAINRDALVERVMGGVALPAGNMLPYPMFGSSKEHSKAPKADVEKAKALLKEAGYPNGFSITLGSPSGRYVNDSKVAQAIASMWTRIGVKTSVDAMAPPVFFKNRDSYAFSAYLAGWSVTSGEMSNALTSLLVTRNPEAGLGTTNRSRYSNPKMDELVKEASSTMDDAKRAELLSKASNMAMDDYAMLPIHFELSVWAMKNDIRYQGRPDQVTLAQFATLKK, translated from the coding sequence ATGGCATCTCGGTTTTCGCGTGTCTTGGCCTGCGGCTCAGCCGCGGTGATGTTGGCCTTTGGCACATTCAGTTCCGCACTGGCTCGCGATCTGGTGATCGCTCTGAAGACCGAGCCCTCGTCGATGGATCCGCAATATCACGCGCTGACGCCGAACACGCAGATCTCCCAAACCATTTTCGATACGCTGGTGGCTACCGACGCCCAGTTGAAACCGAAGGCCGCGCTGGCGGAATCCTGGACGGTGGATGGCAAGGTCTGGACCTTCAAGCTACGCCCCAACGTGAAGTTCTCGGATGGCACGCCGTTCACCGCCGAAGACGTGGTGTTCACGTATGACCGCGTGCCCAAGGTGCCCAACAGCCCGTCTCCCTTTACGCTGTATCTGGGGTCGGTCGAAAAGACCGAAGCGGTCGACCCGATGACCGTGCGCATCACCACCAAGCAGGCCGCGCCGAATCTGTTGGTGAACCTGGCGCAATTGCCCATCCTGTCGAAAAAGGCCGCTTCCGGCCCAGCGCCGGAAGGGAAGACGACAACTGAATTGAACAGCGGTGATGGCCTGATTGGCACGGGCCCCTACAAGTTTGTGTCGTGGAAACGCGGCGCCGAATTCGTATTGGCACGCAATGAAAACTACTGGGGCAAAAAGCCTGAGTGGGACCGCGTGGTGTACCGCCCGATCAGCAACGCCGCCGCGCGCGTGGCCGCACTGCTGGCCGGTGACGTCGACATGATCGAAGATCCCCCCACCGACGACCTGCCCAAGCTGAAGAGCGATAAAAAGCTCTTCGTGGAAGAGACGCCGTCGGTGCGGGTGGTGTACGTGGCGCTGGACCAGCACGCCGAGCCGTCGCCTGGCATCCAGGGCACCGACAAGAACCCGATGAAAGACAAGCGCGTGCGGGAAGCGCTGTCGCTTGCCATCAATCGCGATGCGCTGGTTGAGCGCGTGATGGGCGGTGTGGCCTTGCCCGCGGGCAACATGCTGCCCTACCCCATGTTCGGGTCCAGCAAGGAACATTCCAAAGCGCCGAAGGCCGATGTGGAAAAGGCGAAGGCCTTGTTGAAGGAAGCCGGTTATCCCAACGGGTTCTCGATCACGCTGGGCTCGCCTTCTGGTCGCTACGTGAATGATTCGAAGGTGGCGCAAGCGATCGCATCGATGTGGACGCGCATCGGCGTGAAGACCAGCGTGGACGCGATGGCGCCCCCGGTGTTCTTCAAGAACCGCGACAGCTATGCGTTCTCGGCCTATCTGGCGGGCTGGTCGGTGACTAGCGGCGAGATGTCCAACGCGCTGACATCCCTGCTGGTGACGCGCAATCCGGAAGCCGGCCTGGGCACCACCAACCGTAGCCGATATTCCAATCCGAAGATGGACGAATTGGTGAAGGAAGCATCGTCCACCATGGACGACGCCAAGCGTGCCGAGCTGCTGTCCAAGGCCAGCAACATGGCGATGGACGACTACGCCATGCTGCCGATTCACTTCGAGTTGTCGGTCTGGGCAATGAAGAATGACATCCGCTACCAGGGCCGTCCTGACCAGGTCACGCTTGCGCAGTTTGCAACCTTGAAGAAGTAA
- the yidC gene encoding membrane protein insertase YidC: MDIRRTVLWMIFSFSLLLLWNNWQIHNGKPSLFGGPTPAASTAEPQAGANNATPSVPSAPTTTATAPSAVPGATAPAAARSEEVVVTTDVLRLTFDTMGAQLVRAELLKYPATGHADQPTVLLDRSAGLTYVVQSGVVGAPNGQSFPTHQTPFRVTSTERQLTGDNLVVSFEGESGGVKVTKTFTLHKGRYDIDVRHDLANVGSAPVSPALYLQLERDGNDPADTSSFYHTFTGFAVYSEQEKFQKSTFSDIEKKKATYVKQADNGWIAVVQHYFATAWVPQQGKPRTNELLEVQKNLYAARSIEAVGEIAPGSASRVDSHLWVGPQDQKAMAALAPGLELVVDYGFLTIIAKPLFTLMTWLHSLLGNWGWTIVALTVLIKAIFYPLAAASYRSMARMKQVAPRLQALKEKYGDDKQKLNAAMMEMYRTEKINPLGGCLPMVVQIPVFISLYWVLLASVEMRGAPWILWVHDLSIRDPFFILPAIMMATMFLQIKLNPTPPDPIQAKVMMIMPLVFGGMMFFFPAGLVLYWCVNNTLSIAQQWSITRAMQRKAEAAANR; the protein is encoded by the coding sequence ATGGATATCCGACGAACCGTCCTCTGGATGATTTTTTCCTTTTCGCTGTTGCTCCTATGGAACAACTGGCAAATCCATAACGGCAAGCCGTCCCTGTTCGGGGGCCCGACGCCCGCGGCCAGCACGGCTGAACCGCAGGCCGGCGCCAATAACGCCACGCCTTCGGTGCCCAGCGCGCCCACCACCACGGCTACCGCGCCGTCGGCGGTTCCTGGCGCCACCGCGCCCGCTGCCGCCCGCTCGGAAGAAGTCGTTGTTACCACCGACGTGCTGCGCCTGACCTTCGACACCATGGGTGCCCAACTGGTGCGCGCCGAGCTGCTGAAGTACCCGGCAACCGGCCATGCCGACCAACCCACCGTGCTGCTGGACCGTTCGGCCGGCCTGACCTACGTTGTGCAGTCCGGCGTGGTCGGCGCGCCCAACGGCCAAAGCTTCCCCACGCACCAGACGCCTTTCCGCGTCACGTCCACCGAACGCCAACTCACTGGCGACAACCTGGTCGTGTCCTTTGAAGGCGAATCGGGCGGCGTGAAGGTCACCAAGACGTTCACCCTGCACAAGGGCCGCTACGACATTGACGTGCGCCACGACCTGGCCAACGTCGGCTCCGCCCCCGTATCGCCCGCGCTGTACCTGCAGCTTGAGCGCGACGGCAACGACCCCGCCGACACGTCCAGCTTCTATCACACGTTCACCGGTTTCGCCGTCTACTCTGAACAGGAAAAGTTCCAGAAGAGCACGTTCAGCGACATCGAAAAGAAGAAGGCCACCTACGTTAAGCAGGCGGACAACGGCTGGATCGCCGTGGTGCAGCATTACTTCGCCACCGCCTGGGTGCCGCAGCAAGGCAAGCCGCGCACGAACGAACTGCTGGAAGTGCAGAAGAACCTGTACGCCGCCCGCAGCATCGAAGCCGTGGGCGAAATCGCCCCGGGTTCCGCTTCGCGCGTCGACTCGCACCTGTGGGTCGGTCCGCAAGACCAGAAGGCCATGGCGGCGCTCGCCCCCGGCCTGGAACTGGTGGTGGACTACGGTTTCCTGACCATCATCGCCAAGCCTCTGTTCACCCTGATGACCTGGCTGCATTCGCTGCTGGGCAACTGGGGCTGGACCATTGTTGCGCTGACCGTGCTGATCAAGGCCATCTTCTACCCGCTGGCCGCCGCGAGCTACCGCTCGATGGCCCGCATGAAGCAAGTGGCCCCGCGTCTGCAGGCGTTGAAGGAAAAGTACGGCGACGATAAGCAAAAGCTGAACGCCGCCATGATGGAGATGTACCGCACCGAAAAGATCAACCCGCTGGGCGGCTGCTTGCCGATGGTGGTGCAGATTCCGGTGTTCATCTCGCTGTACTGGGTGCTGCTGGCCAGCGTGGAAATGCGCGGCGCGCCGTGGATTCTGTGGGTCCATGACCTGTCGATCCGCGACCCGTTCTTCATTCTGCCCGCCATCATGATGGCCACCATGTTCCTGCAGATCAAACTGAACCCGACGCCGCCGGATCCCATCCAGGCCAAGGTCATGATGATCATGCCACTGGTGTTCGGCGGGATGATGTTCTTCTTCCCGGCCGGCCTGGTGCTGTACTGGTGCGTGAACAATACGCTGTCCATCGCACAGCAGTGGTCCATCACCCGCGCCATGCAGCGCAAGGCGGAAGCGGCGGCAAACCGTTAA
- a CDS encoding ABC transporter ATP-binding protein: MQTNAVETPLAARPNVLEVQGLKTHFFTRNGVVKAVDGVDLTLAEGEILGLVGESGSGKSITGFSLMGLLDEPGRIVEGHLRLNGEDLRGATPSRWRQLRGQEIAMIFQDPMMTLNPVLRVDTQMIEAVQAHHKVSREQARQRALQTLTMVGIPSPQERLRAYPHQLSGGMRQRVAIAIALLNSPRLIIADEPTTALDVTIQGQILFEVQKLCRETGTGLIWITHDLAVVAGLADRVSVMYAGRVVETGSTYDVITHPMHPYTHGLIASIPTPESRGKPLVPIPGMTPSLLNLPQGCAFRGRCPRATDACLIEPQPVEVRPAQWVRCWHAGDPDPK, translated from the coding sequence ATGCAGACAAACGCTGTGGAAACACCATTAGCCGCGCGCCCGAATGTTCTTGAGGTGCAAGGATTGAAGACGCACTTCTTCACGCGCAATGGCGTGGTGAAGGCGGTGGATGGCGTGGACTTGACCTTGGCCGAAGGCGAAATCCTGGGGCTGGTGGGCGAATCAGGGTCAGGCAAGAGCATTACTGGCTTTTCGCTGATGGGTTTGCTGGACGAGCCAGGCCGCATCGTTGAAGGGCACCTGCGCTTGAACGGTGAAGACCTGCGCGGCGCGACGCCGAGCCGCTGGCGTCAACTGCGAGGCCAGGAGATCGCGATGATCTTCCAGGACCCGATGATGACGCTGAACCCCGTGCTGCGCGTGGATACGCAGATGATCGAGGCGGTGCAGGCGCACCATAAGGTATCGCGTGAACAAGCGCGCCAGCGCGCCCTGCAGACGTTGACGATGGTGGGCATTCCGTCGCCCCAGGAGCGCCTGCGGGCGTATCCGCACCAGTTGTCCGGTGGCATGCGCCAGCGCGTGGCAATCGCCATCGCGCTCTTGAATTCACCGCGCCTGATCATTGCCGACGAGCCCACGACGGCGCTCGACGTCACGATTCAAGGGCAGATTCTTTTCGAAGTGCAGAAGCTGTGCCGCGAAACCGGTACCGGCTTGATATGGATCACGCACGATCTGGCGGTGGTGGCTGGCTTGGCCGACCGGGTGTCGGTGATGTATGCAGGCCGTGTGGTTGAGACCGGCAGCACGTACGACGTGATCACGCATCCCATGCATCCCTACACGCATGGGTTGATTGCATCGATCCCCACGCCGGAATCGCGCGGCAAGCCGCTGGTGCCGATTCCTGGCATGACGCCTTCGCTGTTGAATCTGCCGCAAGGCTGTGCGTTCCGTGGGCGCTGCCCGCGCGCGACCGACGCCTGTCTGATCGAACCGCAGCCTGTGGAAGTTCGCCCGGCGCAATGGGTGCGCTGCTGGCACGCCGGAGACCCAGACCCCAAATGA
- a CDS encoding catalase has protein sequence MTDKKPLTTASGAPVPDNNNTLTAGPRGPALLQDFWLIEKLAHFDRERIPERVVHAKGSGAYGTFTVTHDISRYTRASIFSQVGKQTPLFLRFSTVAGERGAADAERDVRGFAIKFYTDEGNWDLVGNNTPVFFIRDPLKFPDFIHTQKRDPKTNLRSATAAWDFWSLSPESLHQVTILMSDRGIPANLRQQHGFGSHTFSFVNKDGERFYVKFHFKSQQGVVCMSDEEAAQVVAHDRESSQRDLFENIEQKNFPKWTLKVQIMPEAEAETYHINPFDLTKVWPHGDYPLIEVGVLELNKNPENYFAEVEQAAFTPANIVPGIDFSPDKMLQGRLFSYGDTHRYRLGINHHQIPVNAPRCPFHSYHRDGASRVDGNVGGTLNYEPNSAGEWKETPSAGEPPLALDGQAAARWNHRVDDDYYSQPGNLFRLMTPEKQELLFGNIGRHMAGVPEEIQRRQLEHFKKADPAYAAGVAKALGLKL, from the coding sequence ATGACCGACAAGAAGCCTTTGACCACCGCCTCGGGCGCGCCGGTGCCGGACAACAACAACACGTTGACCGCCGGCCCCCGTGGCCCGGCGCTGCTGCAAGACTTCTGGCTGATTGAAAAGCTGGCGCACTTCGACCGCGAACGCATTCCGGAACGGGTCGTCCACGCCAAGGGGTCCGGCGCCTACGGCACCTTCACCGTCACTCACGACATCTCGCGCTACACCCGCGCCAGCATCTTTTCGCAAGTTGGCAAGCAAACCCCGCTGTTCCTGCGCTTTTCCACCGTGGCTGGCGAACGCGGCGCGGCCGATGCCGAACGCGACGTGCGCGGCTTCGCCATCAAGTTCTACACCGATGAAGGCAACTGGGACTTGGTCGGCAACAACACCCCGGTGTTCTTCATTCGCGACCCGCTGAAATTCCCCGACTTCATCCATACGCAAAAGCGCGACCCCAAGACCAACCTGCGCAGCGCCACCGCCGCCTGGGACTTCTGGTCGCTCAGCCCCGAATCGCTGCACCAGGTCACCATTCTGATGAGCGACCGCGGCATTCCCGCCAACCTGCGCCAGCAGCACGGTTTCGGTTCGCACACGTTCAGCTTCGTCAACAAGGACGGCGAACGCTTCTACGTGAAGTTCCACTTCAAGTCACAGCAGGGCGTCGTCTGTATGAGCGACGAAGAAGCCGCCCAGGTGGTCGCGCACGACCGCGAAAGCTCGCAGCGCGATCTGTTCGAGAACATCGAACAGAAGAACTTCCCGAAGTGGACGCTGAAGGTGCAGATCATGCCCGAGGCCGAAGCCGAGACCTATCACATCAACCCGTTCGACCTGACCAAGGTCTGGCCGCATGGCGACTACCCGCTGATTGAAGTGGGCGTGCTGGAGCTGAACAAGAACCCGGAAAACTACTTTGCCGAAGTCGAGCAAGCCGCCTTCACCCCGGCGAACATTGTCCCCGGCATCGATTTTTCGCCGGACAAGATGCTGCAAGGGCGCTTGTTCTCGTACGGCGACACGCACCGGTACCGCTTGGGAATCAATCATCACCAGATTCCCGTGAACGCGCCGCGCTGCCCGTTCCACAGCTATCACCGCGACGGCGCGAGCCGTGTCGACGGCAACGTGGGCGGCACGCTGAACTACGAACCCAATAGCGCGGGCGAGTGGAAGGAAACCCCGTCCGCCGGCGAACCGCCGTTGGCACTGGACGGCCAGGCCGCCGCGCGCTGGAACCATCGCGTGGACGATGACTATTATTCACAGCCCGGCAACTTGTTCCGCTTGATGACGCCGGAAAAGCAGGAACTGCTGTTCGGCAATATCGGCCGCCATATGGCGGGCGTGCCAGAGGAGATCCAGCGCCGCCAGTTGGAACACTTCAAGAAGGCCGATCCCGCTTACGCGGCCGGCGTGGCCAAGGCGCTGGGGCTGAAGCTCTGA
- a CDS encoding ABC transporter permease has protein sequence MLATIVRRLLQTIVVMLVMSALVFAGIYMVGDPVSMLASPEATEAQRAAISASLGLDQPLWRQYLIFMSQAVQGDFGNSFLTGEPAMHLILERMPATVELACVAMLMSVLIGVPLGILAGLKPQAPGSRAIMTGSVLGFSLPNFWVGLMLIMVFAVMLGWVPAGGRGKTVSIGSLELSVLTLSGWMSLALPAATIAIAKCAMIIRVTRAATREALPMDYIKFARAKGLSEKRVLGVHLLKNILIPVVTVAGLEFGQVMAFAVVTETVFSWPGMGKLLIDSIINLDRPVVVAYLLLIVFFLVMLNLVVDIIYTVLDPRVRLDSRR, from the coding sequence GTGCTGGCAACAATCGTAAGAAGACTGCTGCAAACCATCGTCGTCATGCTTGTCATGTCGGCGTTGGTTTTTGCTGGCATCTACATGGTGGGCGATCCGGTTTCGATGCTGGCCAGCCCGGAAGCAACCGAGGCGCAGCGCGCCGCCATCAGCGCGTCGCTGGGTTTGGACCAGCCGCTGTGGCGGCAGTACCTGATCTTCATGAGCCAGGCGGTGCAAGGTGATTTCGGCAACAGCTTCCTGACGGGCGAGCCGGCCATGCACCTGATCCTGGAGCGTATGCCGGCCACCGTCGAACTGGCCTGTGTGGCCATGCTGATGTCGGTGCTGATCGGCGTGCCGCTGGGCATCCTGGCGGGCTTGAAGCCGCAGGCGCCGGGCTCGCGCGCCATCATGACGGGGTCCGTGCTGGGCTTTTCCCTGCCTAATTTCTGGGTCGGCCTGATGCTGATCATGGTGTTCGCCGTGATGCTGGGCTGGGTGCCGGCGGGGGGGCGCGGCAAGACGGTCAGCATCGGTTCGCTGGAGTTGAGCGTGCTGACGCTCAGCGGTTGGATGAGCCTGGCCTTGCCCGCCGCCACGATCGCCATCGCCAAGTGCGCGATGATCATCCGCGTGACGCGGGCGGCCACGCGCGAAGCGCTGCCCATGGATTACATCAAGTTCGCGCGTGCCAAGGGCTTGTCGGAAAAGCGCGTGCTGGGCGTGCATCTGTTGAAGAACATCCTGATTCCGGTCGTGACCGTGGCGGGCCTGGAGTTCGGCCAGGTGATGGCGTTCGCCGTGGTCACTGAAACCGTGTTTTCGTGGCCGGGCATGGGCAAACTGCTGATCGACTCGATCATCAATCTTGATCGTCCGGTGGTCGTGGCGTATCTGCTTTTGATCGTGTTTTTCCTGGTCATGTTGAACCTGGTGGTGGACATCATCTATACGGTGCTGGACCCCCGCGTACGTCTGGATAGCCGCCGATGA
- a CDS encoding M20 aminoacylase family protein encodes MKTIAEIERAHPELTALRRDIHAHPELAFQETRTSNLVAQRLREWGLEVHTGLGKTGVVGVLRAGSGKKMIGLRADMDALPMPEHNRFAHKSTISGRMHGCGHDGHTAMLLGAAQYLSTHRNFDGTVVFIFQPAEEGGNAGARAMMQDGLFDKFPCDAVFGIHNMPGMPVNQFGFRAGPTMASSNRWDIVIKGVGGHAAQPHASVDPIIVAADMVHALQTVISRSKNPLDQAVLSITQIHAGDAYNVIPGEAVLRGTVRTYSVETLDKIEADMRRIATTLPQVYGGTGELDFVRAYPPLVNWEKETAFAAKVAEEAFGAENVLRDMPPFMGAEDFSFFLEAIPGAYLFLGNGDGDHRMESYHGMGPCQLHNPNYDFNDALLPVGATYWVKLAEAFLPAA; translated from the coding sequence ATGAAAACCATTGCCGAAATCGAACGCGCGCACCCGGAACTGACCGCCTTGCGTCGCGACATCCACGCGCACCCGGAACTGGCCTTCCAGGAAACGCGCACGTCGAACCTGGTGGCGCAACGCTTGCGCGAATGGGGCCTGGAAGTGCATACGGGCTTGGGGAAAACCGGCGTGGTGGGGGTGTTGCGCGCGGGTAGCGGCAAGAAGATGATCGGCCTGCGTGCCGACATGGATGCGCTGCCCATGCCCGAGCACAACCGCTTTGCGCACAAGTCCACCATCAGCGGCCGCATGCACGGCTGTGGCCATGACGGCCATACCGCCATGCTGCTGGGCGCGGCGCAGTACTTGTCCACGCATCGCAACTTTGATGGCACGGTGGTATTCATTTTCCAGCCGGCCGAAGAAGGCGGCAACGCCGGCGCGCGCGCCATGATGCAGGATGGCCTGTTTGACAAATTCCCGTGCGATGCGGTGTTCGGCATCCACAACATGCCCGGCATGCCGGTCAACCAGTTCGGCTTTCGCGCCGGCCCGACGATGGCCTCCAGCAACCGCTGGGACATCGTCATCAAGGGCGTGGGCGGCCACGCGGCGCAGCCTCATGCCTCGGTCGACCCCATCATCGTGGCCGCCGACATGGTGCACGCCTTGCAGACCGTGATTTCGCGCAGCAAGAATCCGCTGGACCAGGCGGTGCTGTCGATCACGCAGATCCATGCGGGTGATGCCTACAACGTGATTCCCGGCGAAGCCGTGCTGCGAGGCACGGTGCGCACGTATTCGGTGGAAACGCTGGACAAGATCGAAGCCGACATGCGCCGCATAGCCACCACCTTGCCGCAGGTGTATGGCGGCACGGGCGAACTCGATTTCGTGCGGGCTTATCCGCCGCTGGTGAACTGGGAAAAGGAAACGGCCTTTGCGGCGAAGGTGGCCGAAGAGGCCTTCGGCGCCGAAAACGTGCTGCGCGATATGCCGCCCTTCATGGGCGCCGAAGATTTTTCCTTCTTCCTGGAAGCCATCCCGGGCGCGTATCTGTTCCTGGGCAATGGTGACGGCGACCACCGCATGGAAAGCTATCACGGTATGGGCCCGTGTCAGTTGCATAACCCGAACTACGATTTCAACGATGCGCTGCTGCCGGTGGGCGCCACGTATTGGGTGAAGCTTGCCGAGGCCTTCTTGCCGGCCGCCTGA